Proteins encoded by one window of Channa argus isolate prfri chromosome 1, Channa argus male v1.0, whole genome shotgun sequence:
- the LOC137101474 gene encoding ribonuclease inhibitor-like codes for IYIFDSLYRLISCSLSEISCDSLVSALKSNPSHLRQLDLNDNNLQDSGVKLLCGFLESLHCRLETLRLISCSLSEISCDSLVSALKSNPSHLRELDLSFNNLQDSGVKLLCGFLESPHCRLETLRLKSCSLSDISCDSLVSALKSNPSHLRELDLSPNNLQDSRVKLLSDLVESPHCRLETLRWRPTIMDQQNRVRSY; via the exons atttacatctttgattctttatacAGATTGataagctgcagtttgtcagagatcagctgtgattctctggtctcagctctgaagtccaacccctcccatctgagacaactggacctgaatgacaacaacctgcaggattcaggagtgaagctgctgtgtggttttctggagagtctacattgtagactggagactctgag ATTGataagctgcagtttgtcagagatcagctgtgattctctggtctcagctctgaagtccaacccctcccatctgagagaactggacctgagcttcaacaacctccaggattcaggagtgaagctgctgtgtggttttctggagagtccacactgtagactggagactctgag attaaaGAGCTGCAGCTTGTCAGatatcagctgtgattctctggtctcagctctgaagtccaacccctcccatctgagagaactggacctgagccccaacaacctgcaggattcacgagtgaagcttctgtctgatcttgtggagagtccacactgtagactggagactctgag GTGGAGGCCGACTATAATGGACCAGCAAAATAGAGTCAGATCATATTAA